Within the Solwaraspora sp. WMMA2056 genome, the region CGGCCCCAGCCGCACTCGAGGATGACGTCGGCGCTGTCGGCGTCGGCGGGCGTCGACGCGGCTGCGGTGCCGTCGGGCGCCGGTGGGTCGCCCGCGACGATCGGGTCCCCGCCGGGGCCGATGCGTTCCCGTCGGGGTGGTGCCGGGTCACTGTCGGGTCGGGCGGTGTTCGTCTCGTCAGTCGATGCCATGACTCTGCAGCCACATCTCCAGCAGTCCGAGTTGCCACAGCTTGTTGCCGCGCAGCGGGGTCAGTTCGGCGTTGGGGTCGCGCAGCAGCCCGTCGACGTAGGCGTCGCGGAACAGGCCGCGGTGGCGGGCCGCCGGGGCGTGCAGCGCGTCGCGGACCCGGTCGAGCAGTTTGCCCTCCAGATGGGTCAGGCCCGGCACCGGGAAGTAGCCCTTCGGCCGGTCGATCACCTCCCACGGCAGCACCCGACGTCCGATGTCCTTGAGGACACCTTTGCCGCCCTGGGCGAGTTTGAGCTCCGGTGGGCAGGTGGCGGCCAGCTCGACGAACTCGTGGTCGAGGAACGGCACCCGGGCCTCGAGGCCGTGCGCCATGGTCATGTTGTCGACCCGTTTGACGGGGTCGTCGACGAGCATCACCGTGGTGTCGATCCGCAGTCCGGCGTCGACGGCCTGCTGCGCACCCGGGCGGGCCAGGTGGGCGGCGACGAACTCGCGGGCCGGGTCGCCGCCGGTGAGGTGGTCGGGGTTGAGCACCCGGGCGAGCCCGGCGGCGTCGCGGTCGAAGAACGACCGGGCGTACGTGTCGAGCGCGCTGTCGCGGCCGACCTCGGCCAACGGTGGGTACCAGTGGTAGCCGCCGAGGATCTCGTCGGCACCCTGCCCCGACTGCACCACCTTCAGGTGTTCGGCGACCACCTCGCTGAGCAGGTAGAAGGCGACGCAGTCGTGGCTGACCATCGGTTCGCTCATCGCCGCGACCGCTGCCTCCAGCGGCGGCACCAGGTCCCGTGCGGCCACCCGGATCTGGTGGTGGTCGGTGTCGAACCGCTGGGCGACCAGGTCGGAGTAGACGAACTCGTCGCCCTCGCGGCCGCCGACGGCGTCGAAGCCGATGGAGAAGGTGGCCAGGCCGCGTTGGCCCTGCTCGGCCAGGAGCGCCACCACCAGGCTGGAGTCCAGTCCACCGGAGAGCAGCACACCGACGGGTACGTCGGCGACCATCCGGCGCCGGACCGCAGTGGTCAACGAGTCGAGCAGGGCGTCCTGCCAGTCCGTCGCGGACCAGTCGGCGCGCGCCGGGTCGCGGGTGAACGGCGGGTCCCAGTAGACCCGTTCGTCGACGCGGCCGTCGGGCTGGTAGACCCGGACCGTCGCCGGCGGTAGCTTGCGGACGCCGGCGAGGATCGTCCGCGGCGGCGGTACCACGCTGTGGAAGCTCAGATAGTGGGCGAGCGCGACCGGGTCGATGCTGGTGTCGACGTCGCCGCCGGCCAGCAACGCCGGCAGGGTGCTGGCGAAGCGGACCAGGCCGGGGCGTTCGTCGACGTACAGCGGTTTGATGCCCAGCCGGTCCCGGGCCAGCACCAGCCGGCCGGTGTCGCGTTCGGTGATCGCGACGGCGAACATCCCCACCAGGTGGTCGACGAAGTCGACGCCCCATTCGGCGTACGCCTTCACGACGACCTCGCTGTCGCCCTGGGAGAAGAAGCGGTGACCGCGCGCCTGCAGCTGTTCCCGTAGCTCACGGTAGTTGTAGATGCAGCCGTTGAAAATCGCGGTCAACCCGGCGGCGGAGTCGACGATCGGCTGGTTGCTGGCCGCCGACAGGTCAATGATCTTGAGTCTTCGATGCCCGAAGGCCACGCCGCCGTTCGACCACGATCCGCCTTCGTCGGGTCCGCGGTCACTCATCGTGGCCGCCATCCGTTCCACCGCGCCGATGTCGGCACGGGACCCGTCGCGGCGCAACTCTCCCGCAAGTCCGCACATGCGAACCCATCCTGCCAGATCAGCCACGGCTCGCCCAGTTGAGCCGGCACCGGGTACCCGGCACGGTGGGTCGCCGGGGAGCCCGGTCGTTCCGTACAGCGAGATCCCGCCCCGACCCGCGCAGTGGATCTCGCTACGCTGTCGGCGGACCCGCCCTCGGGTGACGGATCAATCAAACAGTTGGTTGCTGAACCGATCCCGGCGTTCCGCCGGACATGCGGTACGCGGTACCGTTCGGGTCTGATTTGATGAACGGTCGGCGGATACCGCCCCCGCTGTCCGGCGTGGGCTTTCCGTCCGGTTCCGGCGGGCGTCGTCCGGGGAGGGCACGAAGTTGCTGACCACGCTTGAGGGCTACCACCTGCGCGCCTCGGTACTCGGGCACTCCTGGCTCACCGCACAGCTCGAACGCCGGGGTGCCGGAACGGACCCCACCGCCCTGTTCGGCGTCGTCGAAGGCGCGTTCGTGACCGTCATCGACCAGTTGACCCGCAGCGGCTTCCAGCCCACGGAGCTGCGCTTTTTCGCCGACGCGGCGGCCCGGCTGACCGCCGGCGGACGCGAACCGGTCACCGCCGACGAGGTCGACCGCATCGTCCGGTACGAGTTCGGCGAGGCGGTCGACGTCCGCGACATCGAGGCGCGCCGCGCCGTGCCGGTCCGCCGCGCCGTGGTCGGCACCGCCGTACGCCGGTTGAAGTTCACCCTGCACGACGTGGACAACCTGCTGCGGCGCGCGGAGAACCTGGCGGCGCAGTGGGGCTTCGCCACCACCGGCTACCACCCCGGCCTGATCACCACCGGCTACCTGCTCGTGGTGGAGACCCGCTGGTCCCGCAAACGGCTGCGACACCGGCACACCCAGCTCGGGCAGGTGCTCTGACCCTCGGGCGCCGTCGTGGCGGCGCCCGAGGGACTCACCTCGGAACGGCCGGGTCGGTGACCGACGCCCCGGCGGGGAACCCGAACAGCCCGAGCAGACCGGTCGCCCACAGCTGCCGACGGGCGAACCCACTGAGGTTCTCCAGCTCGAGCCGACTGCCACTGACCGAGGCCGCCTGATGACAGGCGACCAGACTGCCGATGCCGGTCGAGTCGATGAAGCTGACCAGTTTGAGGTCGAGCACGATCCGGGCCGGCGTGGACCGGGCCAGGATCGCGGTGACCGCGTCACGGACCTCGCCCGCTGTGGCGAGATCGAGCTCGCCGTGCAACGCGAGTCGTACCGTGGGCCCCTGAAAACTCTTGGTGATGACGAAATCCACGTCGGGCCTCCGGTCGGGTGGCGACGGGTGCGGGGAGGGATACACCGGAGGACATCGGTGACCGACGCCCAGGGCGGTGTGTGAGCCGTCACGTTACGGTATGTACGTTCGTTGTGCCACCCCTGTCGCGCAGTGTGCGGACATCGCCGTCGACCGGCGCGGCCGCACGTCTCGACGGACCCCCACGGCGCGGACTACCACGGCTCGGCCGGTTCGTCGGCGAGGCCGTCGTCCGGTGCCGCGTCGCCGGTGTCGGCCGGTTCGACCGCCCCGGCGTCGTCCTCACCCGAGGTGACGTTGTCGTCGGGCCCACCCACGGTGTCCCCGCCGCCGCCCTCGTCGTCGGCGTCGCTCATCTACGTGCCCCCCCTTGTCGGTGTCTGACGCCCGGGCGGTGGGGACGTCCGCGCCCCACCGCCCGGGCGATGACCGCTCACACCCGGACCGGACCAGCCCTGTCACACCCGGACCGGCCGGTCGGTTCAGCTCTGCGCCGGGACCGGCGTACCGGGACTGTCCGTCGGTGCCGGCAGCGTCGGCTCGACCGTCGGCTGCGGCGACGGCGTTCCAGGCGCCGTCGGGCTCACGGTCGGGCTCACCCCGGGGCTCGGCGACGTCGGCAGCCCCAGCTGCGCGGCCAGGTTCTGCAGCGCCGCGTACAGCTCGTTGAGCACCGGCAGCGCCTCCTGCGCCAGGTTGACCACCCGCTCGTCGGAGCCCTGGGCGATCTCGGCGTTGGTCAGGTCGACGGCGGCGGCGTAGCCCACCAGTTGACTCTCCACGAACGCCGTGTCGAACTCGCTGGCGTCCAGGCCCTGCAGCCGCGAGATGAGGTCCTGCTGCTGCTGGGTGGGTGTGTCCGGCAGCGTCACGTCGACCTCACCGGCGACCCGGGTGACCTCCTCGTCGAGCTGCGTGTGGTCGGTGACCATCTCACCGCCGATGTCCTTCACGCCCTGGTCGGCGCCCTGCTCGTCCTGAGCCAGCTGCCCGGCTTCGATGGCGGTCAGGTTGACCTGGTGAATGGTGCGCAGGTACTCGCTGTCGGCTTCGGAGGGGGCCGCCGCGCCGGCGGTGGCCGGCAGCAGTGCGACGGCGGTCAGTCCCGCCAGCAGGCCTGCCCGGGTGAGCACGGACCTCTTCATCATGTTCCTCCTCGCTGAGGGGCTCGTCGGGGCACCGAGGTACCCGGCCGCCCCGACGACACACCCGGGGCCCCGGATGACGCCCGCCGGGCCGTCCCGGATGAGCCACACCGCTCGGCGGGTCAGCCCGGGGTTAGCCCGTACTGGGTCGGGGACACACGCGCATGCCCGCTCGCCCGGCGGGTAGCCCCTCCAGGTATGCAGACCTTCCTGCCGTATCCGGACTTCGCCGCCACGGCCGCTGTACTCGACCGTCGCCGCCTCGGCAAGCAGCGGGTCGAGGCGTTGCAGGTCCTGCGTGGTCTGACCGTGCCCGGCTACGGCTGGCGGCACCATCCGGTGGTGCTGATGTGGCGTGGCCACGAGGAGGCCCTGGTGCGGTACGGGTTGACGATCTGCCACGAGTGGACCCGCCAGGGGCACTCCGACACGGTGGCGGACACGTTGCGCCGGGAGTTGGCCGCTACCCGGGGCGTCGTCACCGTCCGCCCCCAGGCCCGGCTCGCCGCCGACGGCGACCTGCCGGACTGGCTCGGCCGGGCCGACCTGCACCTGAGTCACCGCAGCGCGTTGCTGCACAAGGACCCGCAGCACTACCGGCCGCGTTTCGGGGACCTGCCGGCGGTGCCGTACGTATGGCCTACGCGGCGTCCGTCGCCGTCGCCGATCGGGCCGTCGGGTGCAGAAATTCTCGGCGCGGATTGAACCATCCGGCCCGGGTGTGCGAACCACCTACTGGTGGATCAGGTTTCGGCGGCCGGGAGCAGCCGCCGTCGTACGGGAGGCAGGGCTGATGGTGAGTGGTCGACGCGCGGTCGGGGCGCTACGCGCGGGTGTCGTACGGGGCGGCGCCGCGCTGGTCGCCACGGCGGCCCTGGTCAGCCTGACCGGCACCGTCGCCGTGGCGGCCGACGTCGTGATGGAGCCGACCTCGGCACCCCGCGGTGCCGGGATCATGCTCTCCTTCGCACTGCCGCAGGAACGGCCGGCGGCGTACACGACGCAGGTCCAGCTGGACCTGCCGGCGGATCTGCCGATCGCCGAGGTGTACCCGATGTCCGTCGACGACTGGGCACCACGGATCACCAACCGGACGCTCGCCGAACCGCTGCCGGCCCTGCACGGCGGGATGATGACCGATGTGACCGAGAGCATCGTCTGGCAGCGGGTCGCCGCGGCACCGGTCGCGACGGACCCCGTACGCCTGTCGGTGTCGATCGGGCCGCTACCCGACGCCGACCGGGTCGACTTCACGCTCACCCAGACGTACTCCGACGGCACCGTGGTGCGTTGGGGCGGTCCGGACGGGCAACGGCCCGGCCCGGTCCTGACCTTGACCGCGGCCGACCCGGCAGCCGCCGCCGGGCACGGCGGACACTCCGGCGGTCAGCCCGGCGGCACCACCGACGCGGCGGCGGCACCACCGGTGGACCCGTCGGGCGGCGGCACCGGGTGGGCCCTGATGCTTGCCGGTCTCGCCGGCGGCACCCTGCTCGGCGCCGTCGGCGTCTGGTGGCGCGGCCGCCGGTCGACCACCGCAGCGGGCTCCGGCGACGACGCCGACCAGCTGGTCGGGGCCGGTGCCAGCGGCTGGCGGCTGACCGACTGACCGCCTGTCGGACCCCGGCGGCTCACCGCACCGGCACCGTCGTGGTCACCGTCGCCTGGTCGATGTCGGACAGCCGGATCGTGAACCGGACCTCCCAGTCACCCGGCACCGGGAAGGCGACCGACCCGGCGGCGTGGTTGTCGTCGATGGGCAGCAGCAGCGTGGTGACCGGTTCGACCCCGACCGCCGGCAACGCCGTGGTCATCGACCACTCCTCGACCGGTAGCGGCGCACCCTCGGCCGTGTACACGTAGGCGTGGACGGTGTTGTACTCGCCGAGCTGCACCGGGTAGATGTCGAACTGCAGCGTGTAGAGCGAACTGGTCAACGTCTGGGCGAAGCTGTCCTGCCCGAGGGCCTGCGCCTCGACGGCGGCGGTGCGGCCCGGGGTGGTCTGCACCAGCACGGCGCTGACCCCGAGCGCGGCGACGGCCACGGCGACCTCGATGCCGACCAACCCGCGCAGCCGGCCGGACCGGGCCGTCGGCCACCGGTTGACCAGCCGACGTGCGTACCCGGCGGTCAGCAGCAACGCCACCGTCAGGGCGACCTTCGCCAGTAGCAGCCGGCCGTAGGTGGTGTCACGCAGCGCGGTCAGGCTCGCGGTTTCCATCAGCCCCTGGACCGCGCCGGCGAGCACCAGCCAGCAGACCGCGACGGTCGCCCACCGTGACCAGACCGGCAGGATCCGGCCGAGCACCCGGGGATGGGCGTGGCGCAGCAGGACAGCGCCGAGCACGGCCAGCCCACCCACCCAGATTCCGACGGCGGCGACGTGCACGGTGTCGGCGACGACGCTGACCGCCGGCACCGGTGCGGCGACGGCATGTCCCGCCAGCGGCCAGGTGACCAGGCCGACGGCGCCCACCGCGCCCACCGCTGCGTGCCGCCGCCGACCGCCGGCACCGGCCAGCACCGGCGCGATGAGGAGAGCGACGACCGCCGTCACCGCCAGCCGGGCCAGCAACGCCAGCCCGTACCCGCTGGTCAGCACCGCCGTCAGATCGCCGACGGTGACCTGCCACAGCGCGCTCGCGGTGGCGTACGGCGCCTGGACCCACAGCCCGGCGACGCCTGCCGCCGCGATCAGCCCCAGCCCGACGCGGACCATCAGCACCGCCGGCCGCCGCCGCACCCCCGGCGGCCACAGCGCGGCGAGCAGCAGCGTCGGGCCGAGGACCAGCACCACGCCGAGGTAGCCGACGTACTTGCTGACCGCGACCGCCACGGTGACCGCCGGCTGCTGCCCGTCGGCGTCGATCTCCGGTACGGTCGCCGACGGCGCACCCACCGAGTAGGTGTACCCGCTGCCCACCGGATGGCTGTCCGCGGAGATGATCCGGTAGCTGACCAGGTAGGTGCCGAGCGGCCGGTCCGGGACCCGTACGGGGATGACGACGGTGTTGCCCTCGGCCCTCGGCGTGCCGTCGGTGATGCGTTTGCCGTCGGGCGCGAGCACCTGAAGGCGGTCGGTCACCGGCCGCACCGGTTCGCTGAAGGTCAGGACGATCTGGCGCGGTGCGCTGCCCAGCACCGACCCCGGCACCGGGTCGGCCGTCACCAGGACGGCGTGCGCGGCGGCCGGACCCGCCGGTGCGGCGAGGACCAGCAGCCCACTGACCACCAGCACTGCCAGGCCGGAGGCGCCGTGGCGCCACCAGCGGTCGACCCGTCGTCGCATCGTCCCACTTCCCACCCCAGATAGTTCGTCGCGGACGGGAGAATGGTTCATCACCCCGCCCGCAGACGCACACGGCGGGGTCGTGGCGGTGACGTGACGTCAGACCAGCGGCGCCACCGTCGTACCGTCGCGGTCGCGGACGGTGATCGCTTCGACGGGGCACGACTCGGCGGCGTCGATCACCGCGTCGTCGGGGGAGACGTCGGTGGCCGTGGCCCGGGAGACGCCGTCGACCATGGCGAACCGCTGCGGCGCGAGGCCGGCGCAGATGCCGGCGCCGACACAACGTCGCGGGTCGACGTGCACCAGCCAGGTCGTCTCGGCGGCGCTCATCCCCAGCTCACCGGCATGCTGCGCAGCCCCCGCACGATCAGGCCGCTCTTCCAGACCAGCTGCTCCTCGGGTACGGCCAGACGCAGCCCGGGCAGGTGCCGCAGCACGGCCTCGACGGCCACCTGCAACTCCATCCGGGCCAGCTGGGCACCCAGGCAGTGGTGGACTCCGTGGCCGAAGCCGATGTGCGGGTTGGGTTCCCGTGCCAGGTCGAGTGCGTCGGGGTCGGGAAAGACCGCCGGGTCGCGGTTGGCCGCCGACAGGGAGCAGATGACGGGTTCGCCGGCACGCACCAGGGTCCCGCCGACGTCGACGTCGGCGGTGGCGTACCGGGCGAAGGCCGCGGCGACGCCGAGTGGGACGTAGCGCATCAGTTCCTCGACGGCGGCCGGCACCCGGTCGGGGTCGGCGCGCAGCGCCGCGAACTGCTCCGGGTTGGTCAGCAGCAGATAGACGAAGTTGGGGATCTGGGTGACCGTCGTTTCGTGCCCGGCGGCCAGCAGACCGGCGGCGAGCTGGACCAGTTCGGTCTCGGTGAGCCGGTCGGCGTCGGCGTCGCGGGCCGCGACCATGGCCCCCAGCAGGTCGTCGGTGGGCTGGCGGCGGCGTTGGGCGACGAGCCCGGCGATGTAGCCGTAGAGGTTGTCCAGGTAGTCCTGCACCTGTTGCGGGGTCAGCGAGGTGGTCGAGACGATCGCCTCGGACCAGACGTGGAACCGGTCCCGGTCGGCGTACGGCACTCCGAGCAGTTCACAGATCACCCGGATCGGCAGTGCCGTGGCGAACTCGGCCACCAGGTCGGCGGGTGGGCCCTTGTCGACCATGTCGGTGAGCAGTTCGTCGGCGAAGCGGACCGCCTGCGGGCGCAGCTGCTCGACCCGGCGGGCGGTGAACGCCTTGGCGACCAGCCGCCGCAGCCGGGTGTGTTCGGGGGGATCCATCGACAGCACCCCGCCTTCGATTCGTCGAGGGATGATCCGTGGCTCGTCGCGGGTGACGCTGGCGGCGCGGGAGAACCGGGGGTCGCCCAGGACGAAGCGGACGTCGGCGTAGCGGGTGGCCAGCCAGGCGGGTTCCCCGAAGGGCAGCTGCACCCGCAGGAGCGGGAGCCGTTGACGTATCTGCTGGTAGCTGGGGTCGAGCCGGAGCCGGTCGGGTGGCGCGAAGGGGTAGGCGCGGGGCGGTTCGGATCGGGCGTCGGTCACGGTACGCCTCCTCGGCGGGCGTCGGTCACTGACGGTGTCGTTGTGGGTACTCGTCCACCGATCGCCGATCGTAGTGAGATTCATCGATCATTTACAGCCATGGTGTCACCCGGTCGACTGAGGTGTCTTCGTGTTCCTGTGTGGAGAATCCGCTTCGCGGCTACGCTCGATCCGTACGCGGCACCCCCCGCTCGTGTGTCGAGGGGGAGTCGATGGCGGTCGTAGGTCGGTGGTTCGCCGCCGTGGCGGTGCTGGCACTGCTGTCGGCAGGTACGGCGTGTGGTGGCGCGACCCGGTTCGGCACGGCACCGGTCGGTGGTCCGTCCGTTGCGGCGGACCAGGTGGCTCACGGCCCGAGCCCGGCCGACGTCCGGTTCCTCCACGAGATGATCGTCCATCACCAGCTGTCGGTGGACATGGCGGCGATGGTCGACGTCCGGGGCAGTCGGTACGAGGTGAAGACGCTCGCCGCCGAGCTGGGGCGCGTCCAGCGGGACCAGATCCGGATCATGCGCGGATGGTTGCGTGAGTGGGAGTCGGCCGCGAGCGCCGAGCCGTCGGCATCGGCGTCGCACCTGCTCCGCACGCCTGCCACCGCTTCGCCGGCGTCGTCGGTGAGCGGGTCGACGCGGCCGCCCGTACCGACTCCGGGGGTGGCGACGCAGGCGCAGTTGTCGGCGTTGGCGCGGGCCGGAGGAGCAGCGCTGGACCGGTTGTTCCTCGACCTGCTGATCAGTCACCACCAGCGGTCGGTGGACCTCGCGACGGCGTACCAGCGGGTCGGCGACCCCCCCGCCGTCCGGAGGCTGGCGCAGCAGATCGCGGCGACACACCAGGAACGGCTCGAACTCAGTCGGTCGTTGCTTGCCGCCAACTGACAGCCGACAACCTATCGTCCTAGGACGCGCTACAGGGTGTGCACCACCGCCATCAACGACAGAGAGGGTTCAGCTCTCGTCGTCTGGCTGAGCGTGCGAAAAGATCACCGGAGTTACCGGACGGACGGCGGCAGCTGACGTGTCGACCCGGGTCGGGGCCGTCGTCATCGGCACGTGTTCACCGGTCAGTACCAGCAGCTGGTACGCGCGTTCCGCAGGCAGCCGCCCGGTGACGATCGCGACCCGCAACGGTACGGGTGGTCCGCCTGCGACGACCTCGACCGGCAGGTCGAGCACCCGGGGGTCGACCTGCCGGTCGGCGAGGTGCCCGGCGGCAGCGGGCGGCAGGTCCCGCCACGGCCGTACGGTGTGCTCGGTGAAGCCGTGACCGGCCCACTGCTCGGCCTGCGCGCTGACCCGGTCGGCGACGTGCTGGGGCACGACGTCGCGCCCCCCGAGGTCGTCGCTGAGCAACGCCCGGGCCAGCGGGCTGAGGTCGGCGACCGGGCACCAACGGGTGCGCCTGCCCCGACGGGCGGCCGTCGTCGCGCCACCCGGGGTGTCTGAGTCGAGGTCAGGCGGCATGACGACCATCCAAGCATGATCGATTGAGGTTCCGTGGCAAGGGGTCGCAGGTGACCTGGCTCCGCCGCCCGGGGCGGCGGCGGTTTGCCGACTGGTCCGGCGGGTAGCCCCGTGGGGTGTCTGACGACGATCGACAGCGGTTGGCGCCGCCGGCGGGGGTCGGCACACCGACGGAGGAACGCTGGGAGTACGGCTACCTGTACTTCGTCCACACGGTCGCACCAGCGCAGGGGTCGCAGCCGCCGGTCGCCGGTCCGACGGTGACGGTGGTGGCCGACGGCGCGGGGCACCGGTGCGCGGTGCTGGCGGGGCGTCGGCTGGAGGTGCTCAACGAGTTGGGCGGTGCGGGCTGGGTGATCAGCGACGGGTTGTGGAATCCCGAGCAGGTGCGGTGGCTGGCCGAGGCGGTGGGGGCGGTGGACGGGGTCGACCGGATGGTCGGGTACTGGCAGTCGTTCATGCGTCGCCGGGTGGGCGGGGACCCGGACGGCGACGGTGAGTCGCCAGGGGGGCGTTGAGGGGCGCGTTATAGTGGCGCTCGCCAGGTGACAGCACCCGATGGGGGCCGTCGGCTCGCTCGCCGCCGCTGTGTGTCCGCTCCGGGGGGACGGCCGGTCGGGGCGGGGGAGAGGAAGTGTCGGTGTCGCGTCCGTCCGCGCAGTCCGCGTCGACGCGGGCCGATGTGGCGTCGCGCGTGGTGACTGTTCCCAACTTCATCAGTTTTGTCCGCTTGCTTGGTGTTCCGCTGTTCCTGTACCTGTTCCTGGTGCAGCGGGCGGACGTCGCGGCCGTCGTGGTGCTCGCGGTCGGTGGTACCACCGACTGGGTGGACGGGTTCGTCGCGCGCCGGATGCGGCAGGTGTCCCGTCTGGGGGAGCTGCTCGATCCGCTCGCTGACCGGCTGTACATTCTGGCCACGTTGGTGGCGTTCACCGTCCGTGAGGTGATGCCCTGGCAGTTCACCGTGGCGCTGCTGGGCCGTGAGGTGCTCTTGGCAGGGAGCCTTGTGGTGCTGCGCCGGTTCGGTTACGGGCCTCCGCAGGTGCACTACGTCGGCAAGACCGCGACCTTCGTGTTGTTGGCGGCCTTCCCGATCCTGTTGCTGTCGGCGGTGCTCGGCTTCACCACCCTGGCGACGGTCGCGGCAGCGGTCGGCTGGGGGCTGGCCTGGTGGGGTCTGGTGCTGTACTGGCTGGCCGGCCTGCTGTACGTGTGGCAGACCGCCGCGTTGGTGCGGTCGATCCGGGTGACAGGGACGGAGCGCGCATGAGTGGCGTCGATGGTGGCCGGGGCCGGGGCTTCGTGCCCGACCTGCTGACGGAGCTGTTCCAGACACCGCTGGATCCCGGCTACGCCGATGCCGCAGCGCGGCGGGCGGCGGTGGGTCCACGACGGGGCTGGCGGCGCAGGGCCGCCCGGGGACTGACCGCCGTGTCGATGGCCGCCGTGGGCTTCCTTCTGGTGTTGGCGTACCAGAAGACGGTCGAGGAGGAGCCGAGCCGGTCGCAGGCACGCGCCGGCCTGGTCGCTCAGGTCACCCAACGGCAGGCGGAGACCGACGAGCTGCAGGCGCGGGCGGACACGTTGCGCGACGAGGTGGCCCGTCAGCGCGACGCCGCGTTGGAGGGTTCACAAGCGGCTGACCTGCGTGACCTTGAGGCTGCGGCCGGGCTGGCCCGGGTCCGTGGCGACGGGGTGGTGGTGCGGTTGGCGGACGGTCCGGAGACGGTGGATCCGGTGACCGGTCAGGGGCAGGTGAACGAGTTGGGCCGGGTGCTCGACCGGGACCTGCAGGATGTGGCGAACGCCTTGTGGGGTGCTGGGGCGGAGGCGGTGTCGGTCAACGGCCAGCGGTTGACGTCGACGTCGACGATCCGGGCGGCGGGCAGCGCTATCCTGGTGGACTTCCGGCCGTTGACGGGGCCGTACGAGGTGTCGGCGATCGGGCCGGGGCAGCTGGCCGACGATTTCCGGTCCAGCCAGGTGGCGGCGTTGCTCAGGATGATCTCGGCGGAGCATGGTTTGTCGATCGAGGTACGTTCTGCCGAGGATCTGGTGTTGCCGGCGGCGGGGGAGCCGCAGCTGCGGTACGCCCGGGCGGCACCGTCCGGTCCGCCTGCCGCCGATGGCGCTGATCCGTCCGTGACGACTTCGGGAGGCCCTCGATGACCGCCGTGTTGGCGTTGCTCGCCGGGATGCTGCTGGGTGTCTATTTCGATCCGGTGGTGCCGGCGGTGTTGCAGCCGTATCTGCCGATCGCAGTGGTGGCGGCGTTGGACGCCGTGTTCGGTGGGGTGCGGGCCAAGTTGGACGGGATCTTCGACGACAAGCAGTTCGTGATTTCGTTCATCTCGAATGTGCTGGTGGCGGGGCTGATCGTGTACCTGGGGGACCAGTTGGGCGTGGGTGGGCAGCTGTCGACCGGGGTCGTGGTGGTGCTCGGGGTGCGGATCTTCGGCAATGTCGCGGCGATCCGTCGGCATCTGTTCCGGGCGTGAGGCGGGCGATGACGCAACGTAGGCAGACAGGGACCGGTTGGCCGCAGGAGGATGCTCCGGTGTCCGGGGCCGCCGCCACTGCCGCGCCGCCGGTTGTGCCGGGTGAGGGTTCGGTCGCAGCGGGTGGGGCGGTGCCTTCCGATGGCGGTGGTGATGGCGGTAACGGTGGGTCGGTGCGGGCGCGGTGGTCGCGGATGGCGGCCTCACCGGCGGGGTTGATCATTGTGGGGCTGTTGGTGCTGCTCGGGTTCACCCTGGTGGTGCAGGTGCGGAGTAATTCCACGGATCCGACGTTGACGGCCGCCCGTCAGGAGGACCTGGTGCGGATCCTGTCGGATCTGGAGGCGCGTGAGGAGCGCCTGCGGCAGGAAATCGCGGAGCTGGAGGAGAGCCAGCGGCAGTTGACCTCGGGTGCGCAGGGTCGGGCGGCGGCATTGGCGGAGGCGTCGCGGCGGGCGGACGAGTTGGGTGTGCTCGGCGGTGGTCTGCCGGCGCAGGGGCCGGGTCTGCGGGTGCGGTTCGTGGCGGGTCGGGAGCCGATCCGGGCGTCGGAGTTGTTGGACGCGGTGCAGGAGTTGCGTGGGGCGGGTGCGGAGGCGATGCAGATCGGTGGGGGTGACGGCCGGTCGGTGCGGGTGGTGGCGAGTACGTACTTCCTGGATGGCGATGGTGGAGTGGAGGTCGACGGGGTGCGGTTGACCGGCCCGTACGAGGTGGTGGCGATCGGGGATCCGTCGACGATGCGCACGGCGTTGAACATTCCGGGTGGGGTGGTGGCGTCGGTGTCGGGTGACGGCGGTACGGTGATCGTCGAGG harbors:
- a CDS encoding MSMEG_6728 family protein; the protein is MQTFLPYPDFAATAAVLDRRRLGKQRVEALQVLRGLTVPGYGWRHHPVVLMWRGHEEALVRYGLTICHEWTRQGHSDTVADTLRRELAATRGVVTVRPQARLAADGDLPDWLGRADLHLSHRSALLHKDPQHYRPRFGDLPAVPYVWPTRRPSPSPIGPSGAEILGAD
- a CDS encoding N-acetylglutaminylglutamine amidotransferase, with the translated sequence MCGLAGELRRDGSRADIGAVERMAATMSDRGPDEGGSWSNGGVAFGHRRLKIIDLSAASNQPIVDSAAGLTAIFNGCIYNYRELREQLQARGHRFFSQGDSEVVVKAYAEWGVDFVDHLVGMFAVAITERDTGRLVLARDRLGIKPLYVDERPGLVRFASTLPALLAGGDVDTSIDPVALAHYLSFHSVVPPPRTILAGVRKLPPATVRVYQPDGRVDERVYWDPPFTRDPARADWSATDWQDALLDSLTTAVRRRMVADVPVGVLLSGGLDSSLVVALLAEQGQRGLATFSIGFDAVGGREGDEFVYSDLVAQRFDTDHHQIRVAARDLVPPLEAAVAAMSEPMVSHDCVAFYLLSEVVAEHLKVVQSGQGADEILGGYHWYPPLAEVGRDSALDTYARSFFDRDAAGLARVLNPDHLTGGDPAREFVAAHLARPGAQQAVDAGLRIDTTVMLVDDPVKRVDNMTMAHGLEARVPFLDHEFVELAATCPPELKLAQGGKGVLKDIGRRVLPWEVIDRPKGYFPVPGLTHLEGKLLDRVRDALHAPAARHRGLFRDAYVDGLLRDPNAELTPLRGNKLWQLGLLEMWLQSHGID
- a CDS encoding DUF4142 domain-containing protein, which produces MMKRSVLTRAGLLAGLTAVALLPATAGAAAPSEADSEYLRTIHQVNLTAIEAGQLAQDEQGADQGVKDIGGEMVTDHTQLDEEVTRVAGEVDVTLPDTPTQQQQDLISRLQGLDASEFDTAFVESQLVGYAAAVDLTNAEIAQGSDERVVNLAQEALPVLNELYAALQNLAAQLGLPTSPSPGVSPTVSPTAPGTPSPQPTVEPTLPAPTDSPGTPVPAQS
- a CDS encoding DUF1775 domain-containing protein, whose translation is MVSGRRAVGALRAGVVRGGAALVATAALVSLTGTVAVAADVVMEPTSAPRGAGIMLSFALPQERPAAYTTQVQLDLPADLPIAEVYPMSVDDWAPRITNRTLAEPLPALHGGMMTDVTESIVWQRVAAAPVATDPVRLSVSIGPLPDADRVDFTLTQTYSDGTVVRWGGPDGQRPGPVLTLTAADPAAAAGHGGHSGGQPGGTTDAAAAPPVDPSGGGTGWALMLAGLAGGTLLGAVGVWWRGRRSTTAAGSGDDADQLVGAGASGWRLTD
- a CDS encoding STAS domain-containing protein; protein product: MDFVITKSFQGPTVRLALHGELDLATAGEVRDAVTAILARSTPARIVLDLKLVSFIDSTGIGSLVACHQAASVSGSRLELENLSGFARRQLWATGLLGLFGFPAGASVTDPAVPR